The following are from one region of the Phormidium sp. PBR-2020 genome:
- a CDS encoding exodeoxyribonuclease VII large subunit produces the protein MHPSDLPVPEGSLTVAGVTDYIQSLLEDNPQLRPVWVVGEVSSCKTHPSGLFFTLRDRQDDSILNGVIWKSQVAKLSTPPKLGELVVVGGTIRLFRGRGQYQLYGFQVLALGAGMQALQYQQLRNRLMAEGLFDPRRKRSLPEHPQTIAVVTSPQAAAWGDIQSTLRQRYPGIQVLLSPTGVQGDRAAASIERAIARVVADGRAELVILARGGGSSEDLAVFNDERVVRAVALCPYPVITGIGHQRDESLADLAADFAAETPTAAAKQAVPDLQSLIQAHRDRQQRLEEVMITYLGGVRSHLHQLRQRLDTTPIQRQLNQEQQQLRQLKQRLIHASQQRLQQAQQRHQFLRDRLTTINPQIVLDRGYAVVRNAQGEIVRTTEDLKPGRVLSVKLAQGWVKVKITSTGIEGPAPFSQS, from the coding sequence ATGCACCCTAGTGATTTGCCTGTTCCTGAGGGAAGTTTGACTGTGGCGGGGGTCACGGATTATATCCAATCCCTCCTCGAAGACAATCCCCAATTACGCCCAGTTTGGGTGGTGGGGGAGGTTTCGAGTTGTAAAACCCATCCCTCGGGGCTGTTTTTTACCCTGCGCGATCGCCAGGATGATTCTATTCTCAATGGGGTGATCTGGAAAAGTCAGGTGGCGAAGTTATCCACACCGCCAAAGTTGGGGGAGTTGGTGGTGGTTGGGGGCACGATTCGTCTGTTTCGGGGCCGGGGTCAGTATCAATTGTACGGATTTCAGGTGCTGGCCCTGGGGGCGGGGATGCAGGCGTTACAGTATCAACAACTGCGCAACCGCTTGATGGCTGAGGGGTTGTTTGACCCCAGACGCAAGCGATCGCTCCCCGAACATCCCCAAACCATCGCCGTGGTGACCTCTCCTCAAGCGGCGGCCTGGGGAGATATCCAAAGTACCCTACGCCAGCGTTATCCGGGAATTCAGGTATTACTGTCTCCGACGGGGGTTCAGGGCGATCGCGCGGCGGCCAGTATTGAACGGGCGATCGCGCGGGTGGTGGCTGATGGACGAGCGGAACTGGTGATTTTAGCGCGGGGTGGCGGGTCGTCTGAAGATTTAGCGGTTTTTAATGATGAGCGGGTGGTGCGGGCCGTGGCCCTCTGTCCCTATCCTGTCATCACGGGAATTGGACATCAGCGGGATGAATCCCTGGCCGACTTAGCCGCTGATTTTGCTGCCGAAACCCCCACGGCTGCCGCCAAACAGGCCGTTCCTGACCTCCAGAGTCTCATCCAGGCCCATCGCGATCGCCAGCAACGCCTAGAAGAAGTGATGATTACCTATCTCGGGGGGGTGCGATCGCATCTACATCAATTACGTCAGCGCCTCGATACTACCCCCATTCAGCGCCAACTCAACCAAGAACAGCAACAACTTCGGCAACTCAAACAGCGCCTGATTCACGCCAGCCAGCAACGCTTACAGCAGGCCCAACAACGACATCAGTTTCTGCGCGATCGCCTCACCACCATCAACCCGCAAATTGTCTTAGATCGCGGTTACGCCGTTGTCCGCAATGCCCAGGGGGAGATTGTCCGCACCACCGAAGATCTAAAACCCGGACGTGTTTTGTCCGTGAAACTGGCCCAAGGATGGGTTAAGGTAAAAATCACCTCCACCGGAATTGAGGGACCCGCTCCCTTCAGCCAATCTTAA
- the xseB gene encoding exodeoxyribonuclease VII small subunit, with product MTHPWNYEATVEEIESIIQKIESGQLNLEDVFDKFAIAAEHLQDCEQFLGQKQQQLDLLIETLSD from the coding sequence ATGACTCACCCTTGGAACTACGAAGCCACCGTCGAAGAAATCGAGAGCATCATTCAAAAAATCGAATCGGGACAACTCAATTTAGAAGATGTCTTCGATAAATTTGCGATCGCCGCCGAACATCTCCAAGACTGTGAGCAATTTCTCGGACAAAAGCAGCAGCAACTCGACCTATTAATTGAAACCCTGAGCGACTAA
- a CDS encoding GNAT family N-acetyltransferase, with product MDSPHEKALNRWLHPDLGMIEAVNYSVSSPVYQQSLTLRDQVLRQPLGLSIWAENLDPETHHGHFGVIQSSAKLAPLLACVVIVPKPQDRVKLRQMAVLPEVQKQGVGTFLIREIEEYLKQHHVRVINLAARVSAIRFYQKLGYRSISPEFLEVGIPHQTLEKTLK from the coding sequence ATGGATAGTCCCCATGAGAAAGCCTTAAACCGCTGGCTTCATCCCGATTTAGGTATGATTGAGGCGGTAAATTATTCCGTTTCCTCCCCGGTCTATCAACAGTCCTTAACCCTTCGTGACCAAGTTTTACGACAACCTCTGGGGTTATCCATTTGGGCAGAAAACTTAGACCCCGAAACCCATCACGGTCATTTTGGCGTCATTCAATCTTCAGCGAAACTTGCCCCATTACTGGCTTGTGTGGTGATTGTTCCCAAACCTCAAGACAGGGTCAAACTGCGACAGATGGCTGTCCTTCCCGAGGTTCAAAAACAAGGAGTAGGAACCTTTTTAATCAGGGAAATTGAAGAGTATTTAAAGCAACATCATGTCAGAGTTATCAATTTGGCGGCGAGAGTTTCGGCGATCAGATTTTATCAAAAACTAGGCTATCGGTCTATCAGTCCTGAGTTTCTCGAAGTCGGCATTCCTCATCAAACCCTAGAAAAAACACTCAAATAA
- a CDS encoding clan AA aspartic protease — MIQGTVNARREAILPLVVGNASGQRQVIDTVIDTGFNGFLTLPSVLITSLRLSWNASDIVTLGDGSDALFDLYATTIIWDGEYREIDVAESETEPLIGMALLYGYRLQIDAIEGGIVKIEKLPI; from the coding sequence ATGATTCAGGGGACAGTGAATGCACGCCGAGAAGCAATCCTTCCTTTGGTTGTGGGCAATGCCAGTGGGCAAAGACAAGTTATTGATACGGTTATCGATACAGGTTTTAACGGGTTTCTGACACTACCCTCTGTGTTGATTACTTCTTTGAGGCTATCTTGGAATGCCTCTGATATTGTCACTTTAGGTGATGGTAGTGATGCCTTATTTGATCTATACGCCACAACAATTATTTGGGATGGAGAGTATCGAGAGATTGATGTTGCTGAGTCAGAGACTGAACCCCTAATTGGAATGGCACTTCTATATGGCTATAGGTTGCAAATTGACGCGATCGAGGGTGGAATCGTCAAGATTGAAAAACTGCCAATATAG
- a CDS encoding serine/threonine protein kinase, producing MHEAQPKGTLIHTRYKVLGILGRGGSGFTYRVEDTLTGRQIALKELSFRGLSNWKKLELFEREAQILASLDHPALPDYVDYFQVDTDDNRLFYIAQNIVEGTSLADLVWQGERFTEAEAKRIAKEIVQILQYLHGLNPPVIHRDIKPQNIIRGIDGRIFLVDFGAVQTVYRNTSAMGSTVVGTYGYMAPEQFRGQAIPATDLYGLGATLLCLLTHQNPGDLPHNRLKIDFRPYVSVSESFANWLDTLLEPLIEDRFASACEALAALTHARSPRNLPQVRRKPSGSRIQLSRSQRHLSIYVPPGGLRCETLFLGVFALVWNGFMVMWTGVTLLSGAFIFFLFSIPFCIAGASMIGMFFNNLLGKVVFEVKGDHFTFSREILGLQQTHTGATRDLYDVDLRVAYTRNNIAVKAVTLMEGVRTHKFGMMLSDPEKDWLVAEIKAFIEGQPH from the coding sequence ATGCATGAAGCACAGCCCAAGGGCACACTCATTCACACACGCTACAAAGTTTTGGGAATCTTAGGGCGTGGCGGCAGCGGCTTTACTTACCGGGTTGAAGACACGCTTACAGGGCGACAGATTGCCCTAAAGGAATTATCGTTCAGGGGATTGAGCAACTGGAAGAAACTGGAGCTATTTGAGCGAGAAGCTCAAATTCTAGCATCCTTAGACCATCCAGCTCTTCCCGACTACGTGGATTATTTTCAGGTAGATACAGACGATAACCGCCTGTTTTACATTGCCCAAAACATTGTCGAGGGGACCTCGCTGGCTGATTTAGTATGGCAAGGGGAGCGCTTTACAGAAGCAGAAGCCAAACGCATCGCCAAAGAAATTGTGCAGATATTACAGTATCTGCATGGGCTGAATCCGCCGGTTATTCACCGGGACATTAAGCCCCAAAATATCATTCGGGGCATCGATGGTCGTATTTTTCTGGTCGATTTTGGTGCGGTGCAAACGGTGTACCGAAACACCAGCGCGATGGGGAGTACCGTAGTGGGGACTTATGGCTATATGGCTCCTGAGCAGTTTCGAGGTCAGGCAATTCCTGCCACGGATTTATATGGGCTGGGTGCAACGTTACTGTGCCTGTTAACCCATCAGAACCCAGGGGATCTGCCCCACAATCGCCTCAAAATTGACTTTCGCCCCTACGTCAGTGTCTCGGAGTCGTTTGCGAATTGGCTCGATACTCTACTGGAACCTCTCATAGAAGATCGCTTCGCCTCGGCCTGCGAGGCCCTGGCTGCCCTAACCCATGCCCGCTCACCGCGCAATCTACCGCAGGTACGACGAAAACCCTCGGGTAGTCGCATTCAACTGTCACGCAGTCAGCGACACCTTTCAATTTATGTTCCCCCCGGTGGACTGCGGTGTGAAACCTTATTTCTTGGTGTTTTTGCACTGGTGTGGAATGGCTTTATGGTGATGTGGACGGGAGTGACTTTGTTGAGTGGCGCCTTTATCTTTTTTCTGTTTTCCATTCCGTTTTGTATAGCAGGCGCTAGCATGATAGGAATGTTCTTCAATAACCTATTAGGGAAAGTGGTGTTTGAGGTAAAAGGGGATCACTTTACCTTTAGCCGCGAAATTCTTGGCTTGCAGCAAACTCACACGGGCGCAACCCGTGATCTTTACGATGTTGACCTACGGGTGGCATACACCCGAAACAATATAGCGGTGAAGGCTGTGACCCTAATGGAGGGGGTGCGTACCCACAAGTTTGGCATGATGCTCTCGGACCCAGAGAAGGACTGGCTAGTAGCTGAAATCAAGGCATTTATTGAGGGGCAACCACACTAG
- a CDS encoding trypsin-like peptidase domain-containing protein, with amino-acid sequence MALSRQNSKRPRTQSAMGFGIFLLGLTIAITIQRGQNQDPALVTAPPQPSSPESEEDRREFGQDTLADPPAADSAEDVPAPNPETGDRSFDQTNFIVRAVRRVEPSVVRIEPQRLYSGDDLGPSDLLEPIPYPPYSQGAGTGFVIDDQGHLLTNAHVVGNAEQVRVVLHDGQVLRGQVLGRDPVTDVAVVKLEGVSLAPVPIGDSDDLKPGEWAIAIGNPLGLDSTVTMGIISATGRSSREIGVPERRVGFIQTDAAINPGNSGGPLLNASGSAIGMNTAILDGAQGLGFAIPIKTALRVGQQIISDGTAQHPYLGVRLKTLDADLKAELAEENNFPKLSVNQGVLIVNVVPESPAEAAGLQIGDVILRIGDVSVVNFESVQRIVEESRIGETLELGISRGEQQLTVEVRPSQLPSSSYAP; translated from the coding sequence ATGGCATTGTCTCGCCAAAACTCGAAACGTCCCAGGACTCAATCGGCGATGGGCTTTGGGATATTCCTACTTGGGCTGACGATCGCCATCACCATCCAGCGAGGACAGAATCAAGACCCGGCGTTGGTGACAGCCCCCCCCCAACCCTCCTCCCCAGAGTCCGAGGAGGACCGGCGTGAGTTCGGCCAGGATACCCTCGCCGACCCCCCGGCGGCTGATTCGGCTGAGGATGTCCCAGCCCCCAATCCTGAAACGGGCGATCGCAGTTTTGACCAAACGAACTTCATTGTCCGCGCGGTGCGTCGGGTTGAACCCTCGGTGGTACGCATTGAACCTCAGCGCCTCTATTCCGGGGATGACCTGGGACCCTCGGACTTACTCGAACCCATCCCCTACCCGCCCTATTCCCAAGGTGCCGGAACCGGCTTTGTCATTGATGACCAGGGCCATCTTCTCACGAACGCCCATGTGGTGGGCAATGCTGAACAGGTGCGGGTCGTCCTCCATGATGGCCAAGTGTTGCGCGGCCAAGTCCTCGGACGTGATCCGGTGACCGATGTAGCGGTGGTTAAACTCGAAGGGGTTAGCCTGGCCCCAGTTCCCATCGGCGACTCCGATGACCTCAAACCCGGTGAATGGGCGATCGCCATCGGCAATCCCCTCGGCTTAGATAGTACCGTCACCATGGGTATCATCAGTGCCACAGGACGCAGTAGCCGCGAAATTGGGGTTCCTGAACGCCGCGTGGGATTCATTCAAACGGACGCCGCCATCAACCCGGGCAACTCCGGGGGCCCCCTCCTCAACGCATCAGGGTCAGCCATTGGGATGAACACCGCCATCCTGGATGGGGCCCAGGGACTCGGCTTTGCCATCCCCATTAAAACCGCCCTGCGGGTCGGACAGCAAATCATCAGCGATGGAACCGCTCAACATCCCTATCTTGGCGTTCGTCTCAAAACCCTTGATGCGGATCTCAAAGCGGAATTGGCCGAAGAAAACAACTTTCCTAAACTGAGCGTTAACCAAGGGGTCTTGATTGTCAATGTCGTCCCCGAATCTCCCGCCGAAGCCGCTGGCCTACAAATTGGCGATGTCATTCTCCGCATTGGTGACGTCTCGGTCGTGAATTTTGAAAGCGTCCAGCGTATTGTGGAAGAAAGCCGTATTGGTGAAACCCTGGAATTAGGAATTTCGCGGGGTGAACAACAACTAACCGTAGAGGTTCGCCCCAGCCAACTTCCCTCGTCCTCTTACGCTCCCTAA
- a CDS encoding thioredoxin domain-containing protein has product MTNRLANSQSLYLRKHAENPIDWWYWCDEAIELARQDNKPIFLSVGYSSCHWCTVMEGEAFSDPEIADYLNNQFVPIKVDREERPDIDSLYMQSLQLMSGQGGWPLNVFLLPESLVPFYGGTYFPAEPRYGRPGFLQVLTQLRNYYDNEKDKLDRISEDMLTALQQAAELPAEFKKIENASLLNDQLLQQGLEASIRVLQPEGAPCFPMMPYAQTALRGTRFQLDKDFVAQPRCDQRGFELVLGGIFDQVGGGFHRYTVDATWTVPHFEKMLYDNGQILEYLSNLWCSGTQDPAIARAVSLTVSWLKREMMAPEGYFYAAQDADNFTSPQEREPEEGAFYVWSDAELRERLTSEQYQALEAEFHISKAGNFEGNTVLQRRRPGVLSTLAEEALQCLFEGRYGTGMSREQPFPPARDNQEAKSQDWAGRIPPVTDTKGIVAWNSLVISGLARASVAFAEPEYLAIATTTADFILNHQWIEGRFYRLNYQGTPSVLAQSEDYALFVKALLDLVEAGAPDYLDAAINVQAEFDEHLWSDEFGGYYNAAQDTSGGAIVRERTYTDNATPGANGVAGMNLVRLSLYGEELLYLQRAEALLNAFLPILQKMPQACPSLFGALDWFQNATVVRTTAEEVAQLKGRYLPATVLKEVTELPEGAVGLVCQGLSCLEPARDRNSLLAQLEQSQTRIGIS; this is encoded by the coding sequence ATGACCAATCGTCTCGCCAACAGTCAAAGTCTCTATCTTCGCAAACATGCCGAGAATCCCATCGATTGGTGGTATTGGTGTGATGAAGCCATCGAATTAGCCCGCCAGGACAACAAACCCATCTTTCTCTCGGTGGGTTACTCCAGTTGTCACTGGTGTACCGTCATGGAAGGAGAAGCCTTCTCAGACCCCGAGATTGCGGACTATCTCAACAACCAGTTTGTCCCCATCAAAGTCGATCGCGAGGAACGCCCGGATATCGACAGTCTCTATATGCAGTCCCTGCAACTCATGTCAGGACAAGGAGGCTGGCCCCTCAACGTCTTCTTACTCCCCGAGAGTCTGGTTCCCTTCTATGGCGGTACCTATTTCCCCGCCGAACCCCGCTATGGTCGGCCCGGCTTCCTACAAGTCCTGACGCAGTTACGGAACTACTACGACAACGAAAAGGACAAGTTAGACCGCATCAGCGAAGATATGCTGACGGCCTTACAACAAGCCGCCGAACTTCCCGCCGAGTTCAAAAAGATTGAGAACGCCTCCCTCCTCAATGACCAACTCCTCCAACAGGGATTAGAAGCCAGTATCCGAGTCCTACAACCGGAAGGGGCCCCCTGTTTTCCCATGATGCCCTACGCCCAAACCGCCCTACGGGGAACCCGCTTTCAGTTAGATAAAGACTTTGTGGCCCAACCCCGCTGCGACCAACGGGGCTTTGAGTTGGTACTAGGGGGAATTTTTGACCAGGTGGGGGGTGGATTTCACCGCTATACCGTGGATGCCACCTGGACGGTTCCCCATTTTGAGAAAATGCTCTACGACAATGGGCAAATTCTCGAATATCTCTCTAATCTATGGTGTTCCGGCACTCAAGACCCCGCGATCGCCCGAGCGGTGAGCCTCACGGTGTCTTGGCTCAAACGGGAGATGATGGCTCCTGAAGGCTATTTTTATGCGGCTCAAGATGCCGATAATTTCACCAGTCCCCAGGAACGGGAACCCGAAGAAGGGGCCTTCTATGTTTGGTCTGACGCGGAGTTACGGGAACGACTCACCTCAGAGCAGTATCAGGCCCTAGAGGCGGAATTTCATATCTCCAAAGCGGGGAATTTTGAGGGAAATACCGTCCTACAGCGTCGCCGGCCCGGAGTTTTAAGTACCTTGGCGGAAGAGGCGCTACAGTGCCTGTTTGAAGGGCGCTATGGCACAGGTATGAGCCGGGAGCAGCCCTTCCCCCCAGCGCGGGATAATCAGGAGGCGAAATCGCAAGATTGGGCCGGTCGCATTCCCCCAGTCACCGATACGAAGGGGATTGTGGCTTGGAATAGTCTGGTCATTTCCGGCTTAGCCCGGGCCTCGGTGGCCTTTGCGGAACCGGAGTATTTAGCCATCGCCACCACGACAGCGGATTTTATCCTCAATCATCAATGGATTGAGGGACGCTTCTATCGCCTCAACTATCAGGGAACGCCCTCGGTGTTAGCCCAATCCGAGGATTATGCTCTGTTTGTCAAGGCTCTATTAGATTTGGTGGAGGCGGGAGCGCCGGATTATCTCGATGCAGCCATCAATGTGCAAGCGGAGTTTGATGAGCATCTCTGGAGTGATGAGTTTGGCGGTTACTATAATGCGGCCCAGGATACCAGTGGCGGGGCGATCGTCCGTGAACGGACTTATACGGATAATGCCACCCCAGGGGCTAATGGCGTCGCAGGCATGAATTTGGTGCGTTTGTCTCTCTATGGGGAGGAATTACTCTATTTGCAGCGGGCGGAAGCGCTGTTAAATGCCTTCTTGCCTATTTTGCAAAAGATGCCCCAAGCGTGTCCGAGTTTGTTTGGGGCCTTGGATTGGTTCCAGAATGCTACAGTGGTGCGAACCACGGCTGAGGAAGTGGCTCAGTTAAAGGGGCGCTATCTGCCCGCAACGGTGCTGAAAGAGGTGACGGAACTGCCGGAAGGGGCGGTTGGCTTAGTCTGTCAGGGCTTAAGTTGTTTGGAACCGGCCCGCGATCGCAACAGTCTCTTAGCACAACTCGAACAAAGTCAAACCCGCATCGGTATCAGTTAA
- a CDS encoding metal-binding protein has translation MPSNDSGRLVLNHSTHVDGLIPVLERLVSFQGIRTITPGVISRSRGHIPKLKLRVSVPIRGGYKAIARAGKTVQEVFVLTTLSKGELEQAIAESLN, from the coding sequence ATGCCCTCAAACGATAGTGGCCGCCTGGTTCTCAATCATTCAACTCATGTGGATGGGTTGATTCCGGTGTTGGAACGGTTAGTCTCGTTCCAAGGGATTCGCACCATTACACCGGGAGTTATTTCGCGATCGCGTGGCCACATTCCCAAGTTAAAATTACGGGTGTCGGTTCCCATTCGTGGGGGCTATAAGGCGATCGCCCGCGCCGGAAAAACGGTTCAGGAAGTCTTTGTTCTCACAACCCTCTCCAAAGGGGAGTTAGAACAGGCGATCGCCGAAAGTCTTAATTAA
- a CDS encoding NAD-binding protein: MVKLQNNRLKLILGILAAVVLLSGTVVLLAWSEGTAESGEDLWEVLENVIITLMGEYPDKPRTIPGRIIQLFLLVFGTFLFGTIIGKISSLFVTHALWKQNQMKRFNNHIILCNWNGKAASIIQQLLESNHGEPLDIVVVSASEVVDARDFHHFENVHFIQADPTHHVTLEDLQAFQAKAIILLADDESSGPDEKNALIALAVKHLEQTPGKQKDIHVIAELVNLDRRRHLQEAGVDEVVSARDYSSGIIAQSAIFRNMSVVYQQLLTYSDDSNEFYFIQPGNYPSELLGKSFSELGTWISNYSGKHPNNPLLLLGVKRGDGQILLNPKPSHFDHLEEEDSLIVMAFRNVERIV, translated from the coding sequence ATGGTCAAATTACAAAATAATCGTCTCAAGTTAATCTTGGGGATTCTGGCTGCTGTCGTCTTGTTATCAGGGACGGTGGTCCTTTTAGCTTGGAGTGAGGGAACGGCTGAGTCGGGAGAGGACTTATGGGAAGTTCTGGAAAATGTCATTATTACCCTGATGGGGGAATATCCTGATAAGCCGAGAACGATTCCAGGTCGAATCATTCAGCTATTTTTATTGGTGTTTGGAACCTTTTTATTTGGGACAATTATCGGTAAAATCTCCTCTCTTTTTGTCACTCATGCTCTCTGGAAACAAAACCAAATGAAGCGATTTAATAATCACATTATCCTCTGTAATTGGAATGGCAAAGCGGCAAGCATTATCCAACAATTACTAGAATCCAATCATGGAGAACCCTTAGATATTGTGGTCGTCTCGGCTTCGGAAGTCGTCGATGCCCGAGATTTCCATCATTTCGAGAATGTTCACTTCATTCAGGCAGATCCCACCCATCATGTCACCTTAGAAGACTTACAAGCCTTTCAAGCCAAGGCCATTATCTTACTCGCGGATGACGAAAGTTCGGGGCCTGATGAAAAGAATGCCTTAATTGCCCTGGCGGTGAAGCATTTAGAACAAACGCCGGGCAAGCAAAAAGACATTCATGTAATTGCGGAATTAGTGAATCTCGATCGCCGCCGCCATCTCCAGGAGGCTGGGGTGGATGAGGTGGTCTCGGCCCGAGATTATAGTTCGGGAATTATTGCCCAAAGTGCCATTTTTCGGAATATGTCGGTGGTCTATCAGCAACTGCTGACTTACTCCGATGACTCCAATGAGTTTTATTTTATTCAACCGGGCAATTATCCCTCGGAGTTGTTGGGGAAATCGTTTTCGGAGTTGGGAACTTGGATTAGTAATTACAGTGGCAAGCACCCTAATAATCCCCTGTTACTCTTGGGGGTGAAACGGGGGGATGGGCAAATTCTTCTCAATCCTAAACCCAGTCATTTTGACCATTTAGAGGAAGAGGACAGTTTAATTGTCATGGCGTTCCGTAATGTTGAACGCATCGTCTAA
- a CDS encoding HEAT repeat domain-containing protein has translation MTLDSLLADVDQADSAVSLLMAVRSLAQTGDPQAVPKLIEVLGFNNPGAAVAAVQGLVAIGEPAVAPLLEHLDGYNYGARAWAIRSLAEIGDPRALEVLLTAAGDFALSVRRAAARGLGRIQWQNLDPSQREEAQRRVLERLLATTADPEWVVRYAAIVGLEALAKSLGESLGETDIQQQIEPCLQQLHQEDEEAAIRGRSQLAQQRLIAA, from the coding sequence ATGACTCTCGACTCTCTCTTGGCTGACGTTGATCAGGCCGATTCGGCGGTCAGTTTACTCATGGCCGTGCGATCGCTGGCCCAAACGGGCGATCCTCAAGCCGTGCCGAAACTCATCGAAGTCTTGGGATTTAACAATCCTGGGGCCGCCGTAGCCGCCGTTCAGGGGTTAGTGGCCATCGGCGAGCCGGCCGTAGCCCCCCTCTTAGAACATCTAGATGGCTATAATTATGGGGCCAGAGCCTGGGCCATCCGTTCCTTAGCCGAAATTGGCGACCCCCGGGCCTTAGAAGTCCTACTCACCGCCGCTGGGGACTTTGCCCTCAGTGTCCGTCGCGCCGCTGCCCGGGGTTTAGGTCGTATACAATGGCAGAACCTAGACCCCAGTCAACGGGAGGAGGCCCAGAGGCGGGTACTGGAGCGATTACTCGCCACCACCGCTGATCCCGAATGGGTGGTTCGTTATGCTGCTATTGTGGGCTTAGAAGCTTTGGCCAAGAGTTTGGGCGAGAGTTTGGGCGAGACGGACATCCAGCAACAGATTGAACCCTGTCTGCAACAACTCCATCAAGAGGATGAGGAAGCGGCGATTCGGGGGCGATCGCAGTTGGCCCAACAGCGATTAATTGCGGCTTAA
- a CDS encoding HEAT repeat domain-containing protein has product MQPSETDVAIAAESWTTEQAIANLQQTDDPSTRYYAAWWLGRFRVRDDRGLKALIEALSDTVDRSPGGGYPLRRNAAKALGKLGDLRAVPALIESLRCPDYYVRESAAQALEALADAQAIPSLVALLEGGVEAAVRVPGKPHLVQPYDAILEALGALKATEAIEQVYPFLEHDVPRVRFAAARALYQLTGDDQYGDRLIAALRSPELQLRRAALMDVGAIGYLKAVTPVAETLAENSLKLIALKGILEHHLAQIDDLDEAAIDIMTQMDKLL; this is encoded by the coding sequence ATGCAGCCGTCTGAAACCGACGTTGCGATCGCCGCCGAGTCTTGGACGACGGAACAGGCGATCGCCAATTTACAACAAACCGACGACCCCAGCACTCGCTACTATGCAGCTTGGTGGCTGGGGCGTTTTCGTGTCCGTGATGATCGCGGTCTGAAGGCTCTGATTGAGGCTCTCAGTGATACCGTGGATCGTTCCCCTGGTGGTGGCTATCCCCTGCGTCGTAATGCAGCCAAAGCCCTGGGCAAACTCGGGGATTTACGAGCGGTTCCCGCCTTGATTGAAAGTTTACGCTGTCCCGATTATTATGTGCGCGAGTCTGCCGCTCAAGCGTTAGAGGCGTTGGCAGATGCTCAAGCGATTCCGAGTTTAGTGGCATTGCTCGAAGGCGGTGTCGAGGCGGCGGTTCGTGTCCCCGGAAAACCGCACCTGGTACAGCCCTACGATGCGATTCTAGAGGCGTTGGGAGCCTTGAAAGCGACGGAAGCCATTGAGCAGGTATATCCCTTTTTAGAGCATGATGTGCCTCGGGTACGCTTTGCCGCCGCCCGGGCCCTGTACCAGTTAACGGGAGATGACCAGTATGGCGATCGCCTCATCGCCGCCTTACGCTCCCCAGAATTACAACTACGGCGGGCGGCCCTGATGGATGTTGGGGCGATCGGCTATCTCAAAGCCGTCACTCCCGTCGCCGAAACCTTGGCCGAAAATAGCCTCAAACTGATTGCCCTCAAAGGGATTTTAGAACATCACCTTGCCCAAATCGATGACCTGGACGAAGCCGCCATCGATATCATGACCCAGATGGATAAACTCTTGTAA
- a CDS encoding photosystem I reaction center subunit XII: MMGSTALNSSTPSGSRMFRYEVRGLRQSPGTDNNDYPIRSSDSIFMTVPYNRMNEEMRRITRMGGEIVSIQPVTFDPEASSDGESQE, encoded by the coding sequence ATGATGGGTTCTACAGCGCTAAACAGTAGCACTCCGTCCGGGAGTCGTATGTTCCGCTATGAGGTTCGCGGACTGCGCCAATCTCCGGGAACCGATAATAACGATTATCCTATTCGTAGCAGTGACAGCATTTTCATGACGGTTCCCTACAACCGTATGAATGAAGAGATGCGACGGATTACTCGTATGGGGGGAGAAATTGTCAGCATTCAACCGGTGACATTTGACCCCGAAGCCAGTTCTGACGGAGAATCTCAAGAGTAA